One window from the genome of Helicobacter pylori encodes:
- a CDS encoding NAD(P)/FAD-dependent oxidoreductase: protein MKKEVVVIGGGIVGLSCAYSMHKLGHKVCVIEKSDGANGTSFGNAGLISAFKKAPLSCPGVVLDTLKLMLKNQAPLKFHFGLNLKLYQWILKFMQSANAKSTHRTMALFERYGWLSVDIYHQMLKDGMDFWYKEDGLLMIYTLEESFEKKLKTCDDSGAYKILSVKETKEYMPVVNDNICGSVLLTENVHVDPGEVMRSLQEYLQNAGVEFLYNEEVIDFEFKNNLIEGVITHKEKIQAETIILATGANPTLIKKTKNDFLMMGAKGYSITFKMPEELKPKTSSLFADIFMAMTPRRDTVRITSKLELNTNNALIDKEQIANMKKNLAAFTQPFEMKDAIEWCGFRPLTPNDIPYLGYDKRYKNLIHATGLGWLGITFGPAIGKIIANLSQDGANEKNADIMLFSAFFRD from the coding sequence ATGAAAAAAGAAGTCGTGGTAATAGGCGGTGGGATTGTAGGGCTTTCTTGCGCGTATTCTATGCATAAATTAGGGCATAAGGTTTGCGTGATTGAAAAAAGCGATGGCGCAAACGGCACTTCTTTTGGGAATGCCGGGCTCATTTCTGCGTTTAAAAAAGCCCCGCTCTCATGCCCTGGTGTGGTGTTAGACACCCTAAAACTCATGCTCAAAAACCAAGCCCCTTTAAAATTCCATTTTGGGCTTAATTTAAAGCTCTATCAATGGATTTTAAAGTTTATGCAAAGCGCGAACGCCAAATCCACGCACCGCACCATGGCGTTGTTTGAACGCTACGGGTGGCTGAGTGTTGATATTTATCATCAAATGCTAAAAGACGGCATGGATTTTTGGTATAAAGAAGACGGGCTTTTAATGATCTACACTTTAGAAGAAAGTTTTGAAAAAAAGCTTAAAACTTGCGATGACAGCGGTGCTTATAAAATCCTTAGTGTGAAAGAGACCAAAGAATACATGCCCGTTGTTAATGACAATATCTGCGGGAGCGTGCTTTTAACGGAAAACGTGCATGTGGATCCGGGCGAAGTGATGCGCTCTTTACAAGAATATTTGCAAAATGCGGGTGTGGAGTTCCTTTATAATGAAGAAGTGATTGATTTTGAGTTTAAAAACAACCTTATTGAGGGCGTTATCACGCATAAGGAAAAAATCCAAGCAGAAACAATCATTCTAGCCACTGGGGCTAACCCTACCCTCATTAAAAAAACCAAGAACGATTTTTTAATGATGGGGGCTAAAGGCTATAGCATCACCTTTAAAATGCCTGAAGAATTAAAGCCTAAAACCTCTTCTTTGTTTGCGGATATTTTCATGGCAATGACCCCACGAAGAGACACCGTTAGGATCACCTCTAAACTAGAATTAAACACCAACAACGCCCTCATTGATAAAGAGCAAATCGCTAACATGAAAAAGAATTTAGCCGCTTTCACGCAGCCTTTTGAAATGAAAGACGCCATAGAGTGGTGCGGTTTCAGGCCCTTAACCCCTAATGATATTCCTTATTTGGGCTATGACAAACGCTATAAAAACTTAATCCATGCGACAGGGCTTGGGTGGCTTGGCATCACTTTTGGCCCGGCCATTGGTAAAATCATCGCCAATTTAAGCCAAGACGGAGCGAATGAAAAAAATGCCGATATTATGCTTTTTTCTGCATTTTTTAGGGATTAA
- a CDS encoding RidA family protein yields the protein MKEVIHSTLAPKAIGPYSQAIATNDLVFVSGQLGIDASTGEFKGADIHSQTTQSMENIKAILKEAGLGMDSVVKTTILLKSLDDFAVVNEIYGSYFKEPYPARATFQVAKLPKDALVEIEAIAIK from the coding sequence ATGAAAGAAGTCATTCATTCAACGCTAGCCCCAAAAGCGATAGGCCCTTATTCTCAAGCTATCGCTACTAACGATCTTGTTTTTGTCTCTGGGCAATTAGGCATTGATGCGAGTACCGGTGAATTTAAAGGCGCGGATATTCATTCTCAAACCACGCAGTCAATGGAAAATATCAAAGCGATTTTAAAAGAAGCGGGGTTAGGGATGGATAGCGTGGTTAAAACGACTATTTTATTGAAAAGTTTAGACGATTTTGCGGTGGTGAATGAAATCTATGGGAGTTATTTTAAAGAGCCTTATCCGGCCAGAGCGACCTTTCAAGTGGCTAAACTGCCTAAAGACGCTTTAGTAGAAATTGAAGCGATAGCCATTAAGTAA
- a CDS encoding Na+/H+ antiporter NhaC family protein, whose protein sequence is MGLSASSLIVPLSVILMVVFTKRVALSLFVGILVSAVLMHSLHLSYIVEYAYIKITSVFYTYKPEKGLHFNLSNLYVFGFLIFLGVLSQVILKSGSVQNFVKKAKKYSKNAKTPEFIAFFSGIIIFVDDYFNALTVGQISKSLNDAHNSTRERLAYIIDSTSAPVCLLVPISSWGAYIMGIMNNDSSPLLKDSFSVLVQSLSSNYYAIFALIAVFLTILWQINLPGMRKYQNIGVKDFYSEQEESSPKLAPLSLLPLSILLLIVSISSLIFYTGVVLKNTDASFSLFYGGLFSLIITYLLAYRFLEKGSFFKLIVEGFKSVGPAILVLTLAWAIGPVIRDDAQTGIYLAQVSKGFLDSGGGAYMPLIFFLISGFIAFSTGTSWGAFAIMLPIGAGMANESDIILIVSAILSGAVYGDHTSPISDTTILSATGAGCSVQSHFITQFPYATIAMLCSAVSLGVASFMHSRFLALVIGAALLVGVFYLLKKFYGENLKT, encoded by the coding sequence GTGGGATTGTCAGCATCAAGCCTCATTGTTCCTCTTAGCGTTATTTTAATGGTGGTTTTCACTAAAAGAGTCGCGCTCTCGTTGTTTGTGGGCATTTTAGTGAGCGCTGTTTTAATGCATTCGTTACACCTTTCTTACATCGTAGAATATGCCTATATCAAAATCACTTCCGTTTTTTACACTTACAAGCCAGAAAAAGGGCTTCATTTCAATCTTTCCAACCTTTATGTTTTTGGGTTTTTAATCTTTTTAGGCGTCTTAAGCCAAGTGATTTTAAAATCCGGTAGCGTGCAGAACTTTGTCAAAAAAGCTAAAAAATACTCTAAAAACGCTAAAACCCCTGAATTTATCGCCTTTTTTTCAGGCATCATTATTTTTGTAGATGATTATTTTAACGCCCTAACCGTGGGGCAAATCTCAAAATCTTTAAACGACGCCCATAACTCCACACGAGAACGCCTAGCTTATATTATAGACTCCACTTCAGCGCCGGTGTGCTTATTAGTCCCTATTTCTAGCTGGGGGGCATATATCATGGGGATCATGAATAACGACAGCTCGCCCTTATTAAAAGATAGTTTTTCGGTGCTTGTGCAAAGCTTAAGCAGTAATTATTATGCGATTTTTGCGCTCATTGCAGTCTTTCTCACCATTTTATGGCAAATCAACCTCCCTGGCATGAGGAAGTATCAAAACATAGGCGTGAAGGATTTTTATAGCGAACAAGAAGAAAGCTCTCCAAAACTAGCCCCCTTAAGCCTGTTACCCCTTTCTATTTTATTATTGATCGTGTCCATTTCATCATTGATTTTTTATACAGGAGTGGTCTTAAAAAACACTGATGCGAGTTTTTCGCTCTTTTATGGGGGGCTGTTTTCGCTCATTATCACCTATCTTCTAGCTTATAGGTTTTTAGAAAAAGGGAGTTTTTTTAAACTCATTGTTGAAGGCTTTAAGAGTGTGGGACCAGCGATACTAGTCTTAACGCTCGCTTGGGCTATCGGGCCTGTGATCAGAGATGACGCTCAAACGGGGATTTACTTGGCACAAGTGAGCAAGGGATTTTTAGATAGCGGGGGAGGCGCGTATATGCCTTTAATCTTTTTTTTAATTTCTGGGTTTATCGCCTTTTCTACCGGCACAAGCTGGGGAGCGTTTGCGATCATGCTGCCCATTGGAGCGGGCATGGCTAATGAAAGCGATATTATTTTGATTGTTTCAGCGATCCTTTCTGGGGCGGTTTATGGGGATCACACAAGCCCCATTTCTGACACGACTATACTATCGGCTACGGGGGCAGGGTGTTCGGTGCAAAGCCATTTCATCACACAATTCCCTTATGCAACTATAGCGATGCTTTGTAGCGCGGTGAGTTTAGGGGTGGCAAGTTTTATGCATTCGCGCTTTCTCGCGCTTGTAATCGGTGCGGCTTTGCTTGTGGGGGTGTTCTATCTTTTAAAAAAATTTTATGGTGAAAATCTAAAAACTTGA
- a CDS encoding LapA family protein gives MRFYIIFTFLFIVGFGVFVYSIDPQAYAFNLGSYSFNFPIAVWLMGVLGMFAFFSWVFLFKHNLSHKIRLYHEKRDFDKLLKQILSQDTQKTFLKTKFKSDLAKNLSQILARYDLKADLNTPSSGCEKVDNLFKHYHNIENNTLEPKDHDKHSLAYDHAYFSKRLKAFIHNDLKNAFEVLTNAQIPLELRRYAFIEIAQKGSKKEVLKALNAMQDNLDKECVKSFLKVFFEKSLNADTLKISELCKKVGYDKNDYLKLAQKAQKFLVPDQWFQFFEILSQEDDKAQKAFLFVLLELEMNDLAKEHLAVLSFEEYMLLNAYMDLKQEHKKAYKLEAFL, from the coding sequence ATGCGTTTTTACATTATCTTTACATTTTTGTTCATTGTGGGTTTTGGCGTGTTTGTTTATAGCATCGATCCGCAAGCTTATGCTTTCAATTTAGGGAGTTACAGCTTTAATTTTCCCATTGCCGTATGGCTTATGGGCGTTTTGGGCATGTTCGCTTTTTTTTCATGGGTTTTTTTATTCAAGCACAATCTCAGCCATAAAATCCGCTTATACCATGAAAAAAGGGATTTTGACAAATTACTCAAACAAATCCTGTCTCAAGACACTCAAAAGACTTTTTTAAAAACGAAATTTAAAAGCGATCTCGCTAAAAACCTCTCTCAAATCTTAGCCCGCTATGATTTAAAGGCCGATTTAAACACGCCAAGTAGCGGGTGCGAAAAAGTGGATAACCTTTTTAAGCACTACCACAATATAGAAAATAACACCCTTGAGCCTAAAGATCACGATAAACACTCTTTGGCTTATGATCATGCTTATTTTTCTAAACGCTTGAAAGCTTTCATTCATAACGATTTGAAAAACGCCTTTGAAGTTTTAACAAACGCGCAAATCCCTTTGGAATTACGACGCTACGCTTTTATAGAAATCGCCCAAAAAGGCAGCAAAAAAGAGGTTTTAAAGGCTTTGAATGCGATGCAAGATAACCTAGATAAAGAGTGCGTGAAGTCTTTTTTAAAAGTCTTTTTTGAGAAATCTTTAAACGCAGACACTTTAAAAATTTCAGAGCTTTGCAAAAAGGTGGGTTATGACAAGAACGATTATTTAAAGCTCGCGCAAAAAGCGCAAAAATTTCTTGTCCCTGATCAATGGTTCCAATTTTTTGAGATTTTAAGCCAAGAAGACGATAAGGCGCAAAAAGCCTTTTTATTCGTGTTGTTAGAATTAGAAATGAACGATCTCGCTAAGGAGCATCTAGCGGTTTTATCCTTTGAAGAATACATGCTTTTAAACGCTTACATGGATTTGAAACAAGAGCATAAAAAAGCTTATAAATTAGAAGCGTTTTTGTAG
- the rlmH gene encoding 23S rRNA (pseudouridine(1915)-N(3))-methyltransferase RlmH, translating to MRCVVYSIAKSSPLELVKIYQKQCKQFDCELELVDLFPKNTANAQKVSKELAQKSYSLAFEPYLNPKAKNIALHPKAQGGDSFAFSKMLENHLNINFFIAGAYGFEENFLKDCQAWSLSEMTFSHEVAKIVLCEQIYRALSIIFKHPYHK from the coding sequence ATGCGTTGCGTGGTGTATTCTATCGCTAAAAGTTCGCCTTTAGAGTTAGTGAAAATCTATCAAAAGCAATGCAAGCAATTTGATTGCGAGCTGGAATTAGTGGATTTATTCCCTAAAAATACCGCCAACGCTCAAAAAGTTTCTAAAGAACTCGCTCAAAAAAGCTATTCTCTAGCCTTTGAGCCGTATTTAAACCCTAAGGCAAAAAATATTGCCTTACACCCTAAAGCTCAAGGGGGCGATAGCTTTGCGTTTAGTAAAATGTTAGAAAATCATCTTAATATTAATTTTTTTATCGCTGGAGCGTATGGGTTTGAAGAAAATTTTTTAAAGGATTGTCAAGCTTGGAGTTTGAGCGAGATGACTTTTAGCCATGAAGTGGCTAAAATTGTCTTATGCGAGCAAATCTATAGGGCTTTAAGCATTATTTTTAAGCATCCATACCATAAATAG
- the accD gene encoding acetyl-CoA carboxylase, carboxyltransferase subunit beta, with protein sequence MGFADFFKNFKINKLRTAPSKEEQPSHWVKCPKCYALMYHKEVFSKYSVCLKCHYHFRMNATERIEFLCDVGSFEEFDKHLRPNDPLNFVDKESYKQRIKKYEKRTNRPSSVISGEAKINRMPLQIVVFDFSFMGGSLGSVEGEKIVRAINRAVAKREALLIVSASGGARMQESTYSLMQMAKTSAALNRLSEAKLPFISLLSDPTYGGVSASFAFLGDLIIAEPGAMIGFAGPRVIKQTIGADLPEGFQTAEFLLEHGLIDMIVHRKDLKKTLSDLIAMMMHKTSKIF encoded by the coding sequence ATGGGATTTGCAGATTTCTTTAAAAATTTTAAGATCAATAAATTGCGGACAGCACCAAGTAAGGAAGAACAGCCAAGCCATTGGGTGAAATGCCCTAAATGTTATGCGTTAATGTATCATAAAGAAGTGTTTAGTAAATACAGCGTGTGTTTGAAATGCCATTACCATTTCCGCATGAACGCGACTGAAAGGATTGAATTTTTATGCGATGTGGGGAGTTTTGAAGAGTTTGACAAGCACTTACGCCCTAATGATCCTTTAAATTTCGTGGATAAAGAGAGTTATAAACAACGCATTAAAAAATACGAAAAAAGGACTAACCGCCCAAGCTCCGTGATCAGCGGTGAGGCTAAAATCAACCGCATGCCTTTGCAGATCGTGGTGTTTGATTTTAGCTTTATGGGGGGGAGTTTAGGCTCTGTGGAGGGGGAAAAGATCGTAAGAGCGATCAATCGCGCGGTCGCTAAAAGAGAAGCGTTATTGATTGTTTCAGCGAGTGGGGGGGCTAGGATGCAAGAATCCACTTATTCGCTCATGCAAATGGCTAAAACGAGCGCGGCTTTGAACCGATTGAGTGAGGCCAAACTCCCTTTCATTTCGCTCTTAAGCGATCCCACTTATGGGGGCGTTAGCGCGTCTTTTGCGTTTTTAGGGGATCTCATTATCGCAGAGCCTGGGGCGATGATAGGTTTTGCAGGGCCTAGGGTGATTAAGCAAACGATAGGGGCGGATTTGCCTGAGGGCTTTCAAACAGCGGAATTTTTATTAGAGCATGGCTTGATTGATATGATTGTGCACAGGAAGGATTTGAAAAAAACTTTGAGCGATCTCATCGCTATGATGATGCATAAGACTTCAAAGATTTTTTAA
- the recO gene encoding recombination protein RecO — translation MQGFLLQTQSIRDEDLIVRVLTKNQLKTLYRFYGKRHSVLNVGRKIDFEEENDDKFLPKLRNILHLGYMWEREMERLFFWQRFCTLLFKHLEGVHSLDSIYFDTLDDGASKLAKQHPLRVILEMYATLLNFEGRLQNYNSCFLCDAKLERSVALAQGFILAHPSCLKAKSLDLEKIQAFFRTQSTIDLEIEEVEELWCTLNLGF, via the coding sequence ATGCAAGGGTTTCTTTTACAAACACAAAGCATAAGAGATGAAGATTTGATCGTGCGCGTTTTAACCAAAAACCAGCTCAAAACCCTCTATCGTTTCTATGGCAAACGCCATAGCGTGCTGAATGTGGGGCGTAAAATTGATTTTGAAGAAGAAAACGATGATAAGTTTTTACCCAAGTTAAGGAATATTTTGCATTTAGGCTATATGTGGGAAAGAGAAATGGAGCGCTTGTTTTTTTGGCAACGCTTTTGCACTCTCCTATTCAAGCATTTAGAAGGCGTGCATTCTTTGGATAGTATCTATTTTGACACTTTAGATGATGGGGCTAGCAAACTCGCCAAACAGCACCCCTTAAGAGTGATTTTAGAAATGTATGCCACGCTTTTGAATTTTGAAGGGCGCTTGCAAAATTACAATTCTTGTTTTTTATGCGATGCAAAATTAGAGCGTTCTGTCGCTTTAGCGCAAGGGTTTATTCTAGCGCACCCCTCTTGTTTGAAAGCTAAAAGCCTGGATTTAGAAAAAATCCAAGCTTTTTTTCGCACTCAAAGCACGATTGATTTAGAAATAGAAGAAGTGGAAGAATTATGGTGCACGCTGAATTTAGGGTTTTGA
- a CDS encoding nicotinamide-nucleotide amidohydrolase family protein — protein MKFKFLNMDNESGFILIEKELKRLNILAQVKEDCIELKGDNIKQARIYLKTLFNSNIVELDDHQKSANALIERLKSLGLKIAVAESCSGGLLSHAFTSISGASAVFMGGVVCYNEEVKRELLKVNATTLKVFGVYSEECVKEMLLGVFLNFKVDLALAISGVAGPNGGSKANPVGTIYIGAQKLGSQALIDRCFFEGNRESIQNKSVEHALNMLARML, from the coding sequence ATGAAATTTAAATTTTTGAATATGGATAATGAGAGCGGTTTTATTTTGATTGAAAAAGAATTGAAACGATTAAACATTCTCGCTCAAGTCAAAGAAGATTGTATTGAATTAAAAGGCGACAATATCAAACAAGCAAGAATCTATCTTAAAACGCTTTTTAACTCCAATATTGTGGAATTAGACGATCATCAAAAAAGCGCAAACGCTTTAATAGAGCGCTTGAAATCTTTAGGTTTAAAAATTGCGGTGGCTGAAAGCTGCTCTGGGGGGTTATTATCGCATGCATTCACTTCCATTAGTGGGGCTTCAGCGGTTTTTATGGGGGGTGTTGTGTGCTACAATGAAGAGGTTAAGCGCGAATTATTGAAAGTCAATGCCACGACTTTAAAAGTCTTTGGGGTTTATAGCGAAGAATGCGTGAAAGAAATGCTACTAGGCGTGTTTTTGAATTTTAAAGTGGATTTAGCGCTTGCGATAAGTGGGGTGGCTGGCCCTAATGGAGGGAGCAAGGCTAATCCTGTAGGCACGATTTATATTGGTGCACAAAAGTTAGGATCTCAAGCTTTAATTGATCGCTGTTTTTTTGAAGGGAACAGAGAAAGCATCCAAAATAAAAGCGTAGAGCATGCCCTAAACATGCTCGCTAGAATGCTATAA
- the rdxA gene encoding oxygen-insensitive NAD(P)H-dependent oxidoreductase RdxA gives MKFLDHEKRRQLLNERHSCKMFDSHYEFSSTELEEIAEIARLSPSSYNTQPWRFVMVTNKDLKKQIAAHSYFNEEMIKSASALMVVCSLKPSELLPTGHYMQNLYPESYKVRVIPSFTQMLGVRFNHSMQKLESYILEQCYIAVGQICMGVSLMGLDSCIIGGFDPLKVGEILEERINKPKIACLIALGKRVAEASQKSRKSKVDAITWL, from the coding sequence ATGAAATTTTTGGATCACGAAAAAAGAAGACAATTGTTGAACGAGCGCCATTCTTGCAAGATGTTTGACAGCCATTATGAGTTTTCTAGCACAGAATTAGAAGAAATCGCTGAAATCGCCAGGCTATCGCCAAGCTCTTACAACACGCAGCCATGGCGTTTTGTGATGGTTACCAATAAGGATTTAAAAAAACAAATTGCAGCACACAGCTATTTCAATGAAGAAATGATTAAAAGCGCTTCAGCGTTAATGGTGGTATGCTCTTTAAAACCCAGCGAGTTGTTGCCCACTGGTCATTACATGCAAAATCTCTATCCGGAGTCTTATAAAGTTAGAGTGATCCCCTCTTTTACTCAAATGCTTGGCGTGAGATTCAACCACAGCATGCAAAAATTAGAAAGCTATATTTTAGAGCAATGCTATATCGCTGTGGGGCAAATTTGCATGGGCGTGAGCCTAATGGGATTGGATAGTTGCATTATTGGAGGCTTTGATCCTTTAAAAGTGGGCGAGATTTTAGAAGAGCGTATCAATAAGCCTAAAATCGCATGCTTGATCGCATTGGGCAAGAGGGTGGCAGAAGCGAGCCAAAAATCAAGAAAATCAAAAGTTGATGCAATTACTTGGTTGTGA
- the lgt gene encoding prolipoprotein diacylglyceryl transferase, translated as MNAWNTIYDEFNPIAFSLGGIDVHWYGLAYACAIVVAFYMALRMIQKDPKRFPIERKEFESYFLWAELGIVLGARIGYVLIYEPNSSYYLTHFWQIFNPFDSHGNFIGIRGMSYHGGLVGFLIASYLYSRKDLKKLLIYLDLIAISLPLGYVFGRIGNFLNQELVGRVVPKDSHLGQIIGIMVDNELRYPSQLIEAFLEGVVVFLMVMWAKKHTKTHGLLIVVYGLGYSLMRFIAEFYREPDSQMGVYFLNLSMGQILSLLMVIVSLGILLYATKILKK; from the coding sequence ATGAACGCTTGGAATACGATTTATGATGAATTTAACCCTATCGCTTTTAGTCTTGGCGGTATTGATGTGCATTGGTATGGTTTGGCGTATGCGTGTGCGATTGTTGTCGCATTTTATATGGCGTTAAGAATGATCCAAAAAGACCCCAAGCGATTCCCCATTGAAAGGAAGGAATTTGAGAGCTATTTTCTATGGGCGGAGCTTGGCATTGTGCTAGGGGCAAGGATAGGATACGTTCTTATTTATGAGCCTAATTCCAGCTATTATTTGACGCATTTTTGGCAAATCTTTAACCCTTTTGATAGCCATGGGAATTTTATAGGCATTCGTGGGATGAGCTATCATGGGGGGTTGGTGGGGTTTTTGATCGCTTCGTATCTTTATAGCCGTAAGGATTTGAAAAAGCTTTTGATTTATTTGGATTTGATTGCGATTAGTTTGCCTTTAGGGTATGTTTTTGGGAGGATTGGGAATTTTTTAAATCAGGAGCTTGTGGGGAGGGTTGTCCCCAAAGACAGCCATTTAGGGCAAATTATAGGCATTATGGTGGATAACGAGTTGCGTTATCCCAGCCAGTTGATTGAAGCGTTTTTAGAGGGGGTTGTCGTGTTTTTAATGGTAATGTGGGCTAAAAAACACACCAAAACGCATGGGTTGCTCATTGTGGTTTATGGTTTGGGGTATTCCTTGATGCGCTTTATTGCGGAATTTTACAGGGAGCCAGACAGCCAAATGGGGGTTTATTTTTTGAATTTGAGCATGGGGCAGATTTTAAGCTTACTTATGGTAATTGTTTCGTTAGGGATTTTATTGTATGCTACAAAAATTCTAAAAAAATAA
- a CDS encoding RluA family pseudouridine synthase, with product MEKAYKILSVQENISHKKAKALIDLGLVSIGGKKLMVARKELPKNTRFSVQKVEKPGVIFEDENILALFKPPFIESYDLASFFKGWVLLHRLDKETSGVILLVKENSEFHLKAKKAFKDRAVKKEYLAIVQGIIEEEREINAPILTIKTTKAFSKISKKGQEAVTIIAPLKIINKKTLLKVGIKTGRTHQIRVHLKHINHPIIGDTIYGDSQHSAKRLMLHAHKIALLGYEFEAIPPKEFEF from the coding sequence ATGGAAAAAGCTTATAAAATATTGAGCGTTCAAGAAAACATTTCGCATAAAAAAGCCAAAGCTTTGATTGATTTGGGGTTAGTGAGCATAGGGGGGAAGAAATTGATGGTTGCCAGAAAAGAACTCCCCAAAAACACGCGTTTTAGCGTCCAAAAGGTTGAAAAACCCGGCGTGATTTTTGAAGATGAAAACATTCTAGCCCTTTTTAAACCCCCCTTTATAGAGAGCTATGATCTAGCCTCTTTTTTCAAAGGTTGGGTTTTGTTGCACCGCTTGGATAAAGAAACAAGCGGGGTGATTTTATTGGTGAAAGAAAATTCAGAATTCCATTTAAAAGCTAAAAAGGCTTTTAAAGACAGGGCGGTTAAAAAGGAGTATTTAGCGATCGTTCAAGGGATTATAGAAGAAGAGCGAGAAATCAACGCCCCCATTCTCACGATTAAAACCACTAAAGCTTTCAGTAAAATCTCTAAAAAAGGGCAAGAAGCGGTTACGATCATTGCGCCCTTAAAAATCATCAACAAAAAAACCCTTTTAAAAGTGGGGATCAAAACCGGAAGAACGCATCAAATCAGAGTCCATTTAAAGCATATCAACCACCCCATTATAGGCGATACAATCTATGGCGATAGCCAACACTCCGCCAAACGCTTGATGCTCCATGCACATAAAATCGCGTTACTAGGGTATGAATTTGAAGCGATCCCCCCTAAAGAATTTGAATTTTAA
- the waaA gene encoding lipid IV(A) 3-deoxy-D-manno-octulosonic acid transferase — protein MFKFFYLLFLTLGHLFGVPFIFFWSFKEKYRHSLKARFFLKDNLLKSEPVFWFHACSYGEVKSLEPIIQALKEPILISVTTNTGFELAAQTYQHSKHIEVRYLPFETLLFAWEKNLKRLKTLVVTEAELWFNVFDTAQKLGAKTMLINARISVRSYPKYQRFSFFYAFLFKRIDLILVQSKDDQKRLLNLGAKKVVDFLNIKRFSKPVITSFYPKNPSALNIVLASTHEGEEELGLKAFLELKKTFKNARLIVVPRHPERFKSVQNLLQDTLKTTPFSWECFSSKGFVECDILLVDSLGELNNFYAIADIVILGGSFVKMGGHNPLEPAFFNARLITGEYLFNQVALFELVKPYKIVQKEDLLGALLDYKNLGVARFLENGHDLNELLAFIKY, from the coding sequence TTGTTTAAGTTTTTCTACCTTTTATTTTTAACTTTGGGGCATCTTTTTGGTGTGCCTTTCATCTTTTTTTGGAGTTTTAAAGAAAAATACCGCCATTCTTTAAAGGCTCGTTTTTTTCTCAAAGACAATCTTTTAAAAAGCGAGCCGGTTTTTTGGTTTCATGCATGCTCTTATGGGGAGGTCAAATCCTTAGAGCCAATCATTCAAGCTTTAAAAGAGCCGATTTTAATTAGCGTTACCACTAATACCGGTTTTGAATTAGCCGCTCAAACTTATCAGCATTCTAAGCATATAGAAGTGCGTTACCTGCCTTTTGAAACCCTATTATTCGCATGGGAAAAAAACTTAAAACGCTTGAAAACTTTGGTGGTTACAGAAGCGGAATTGTGGTTTAATGTGTTTGATACGGCTCAAAAATTAGGGGCAAAAACCATGCTCATTAACGCTCGCATCAGCGTTCGTTCTTACCCTAAATACCAGCGTTTTTCTTTCTTTTATGCGTTTTTATTCAAACGCATTGATTTGATTTTGGTGCAAAGCAAGGACGATCAAAAGCGCTTGTTGAATCTAGGGGCTAAAAAAGTGGTGGATTTTTTGAATATCAAGCGTTTTTCAAAGCCTGTGATCACTTCGTTTTACCCTAAAAACCCAAGCGCTTTAAACATTGTTTTAGCCAGCACGCATGAGGGCGAAGAGGAATTGGGGTTAAAAGCGTTTTTAGAATTGAAAAAGACTTTTAAAAACGCAAGACTGATTGTTGTGCCGCGCCACCCTGAGCGTTTTAAAAGCGTGCAAAATTTATTGCAAGATACTTTAAAAACGACGCCTTTTAGTTGGGAGTGTTTTTCTTCAAAGGGTTTTGTGGAATGCGATATTTTGTTAGTGGATAGCTTGGGGGAATTGAATAACTTCTATGCGATCGCAGACATTGTCATTTTAGGGGGTTCGTTTGTCAAAATGGGGGGGCATAACCCTTTAGAGCCGGCGTTTTTTAATGCACGCCTAATCACAGGGGAGTATCTTTTCAACCAAGTAGCGTTGTTTGAATTAGTCAAGCCTTATAAAATCGTTCAAAAAGAGGATCTGTTAGGCGCTCTTTTAGATTACAAAAATTTAGGCGTGGCGCGTTTTTTAGAAAACGGGCATGATTTAAACGAATTGCTCGCATTCATCAAATATTAA